The Collinsella aerofaciens genomic sequence GTGCTCACCACCATCCTGGAAGGCGAACTCTCCTTCACCGGCAACCTCACAGCAATGGCAGCCCTCTCCTACAAATCGACCTCGTTGATCTCGTTTGTCCTCGCTGCCACTTCCCTGCTCTTTGCGGCTACCCGACGCAGCGCCTCGGACAATCCACGAGCCGCAGGCGTCATCGTCACCCTTTCGACCGCCACGCTCGGTTTCTATGTGATGCAGTCGCTCACCAGTAGCCTGTGGCGTCCCGTCTTCAATACGTTGCTCGCAAACATACTGGTCAGCCAAAACAGCCCGGCAGCTATATGCATCGTCACGGGTACCGTCATTAGCATCGTCTTTGCCTTAGTGCTCCTCATCATCGACGCAGCTAGAAGCCTTATCGCTCGCAAGCTCAAGCGACAATAGACACGCTGCCGTAAGACGCTAAAGCCGCTACAGCCGTGGCAGGTTCCTGCGTTTTATTCAAAGCTTGCCGCCAAGGTGCGCCGAGCCTTTACAATAGGACAGTCCCAAGGACGTATTCGATAGCTTCCGCGCAGCACTCGCCCGCCGCGCGTGAAAGGATATATTGCCCCATGCCTTCAACCCTCCCCGCTCCCATCGATAAGCTCGCCATCGTCGTCGTTACGTACAAGCGCCAGGAACTCCTGGCCAACTTGTTCGACTCCATGACCGAGCTCACGGCAACGCCCTGGCGCATCGTGATTGTCGATAACGAGAATTCGCGCGAGACCGAGGCCATGTGCACCGCATTCAACGAGCGCTTGGCCAACCTGTGGGGCATCGACACCGAGCAGCCCGACGCGCAGGGCGGCACCGACCGCGTCATCTACGCACCGCAGCTCGAAAACGGCGGCGGTGCGGGCGGCTTCTCCGCCGGCACTAAATGCGCCTACGACCTGGGCGCCCAGTGGTTCTGGGTGATGGACGACGACGTGCTCGTCATCCCCGAAGGCATCGAGCGCTTGGCCAAGTGGACCGACCGCTACGATGTCATCCAGGGTTCGCGCCTGGACTTCGACGGCGGCGCGTTCTTTTGGCAGTACCAACTGATCCTTTCGCTCGGCATTCCAAACCCTGTCGCCAAGTGGGATCTGGGTCCCGAGGGCTACCGCACCATGAACCAGCTGTGCTTTGAGGGCGGCATGTTCTCGCGCCGCGTGGTCGACAAGATTGGCCTGCCCGACGCGCGCTTCTTTATCTACGGCGACGATGCCTGCTATGGCTACGTGGCCAGCCAGCACTTCCCCGCCGCCGTTGTTGCCGACGTGGTTCTCAAGCGCGCCCGCGCTGTCTCTAACTGGGATATCGCCGGCAAGCGCCAGCTCAACTCTACGAGCGACACCAACCGTTACTACATCATGCGCAACCGAGGCTTCCTCGCTCGCTATATGCAGATCTACGGTGACTACCACCCCATGCTGTTCCGCCTGGGCAATGCCGCGACCTTCTGCAAGGAATTCATTCGCCTGGCCGCGGTCGACAAGTGCTTTAAGACCGGCATTCCGGCGCTGCGTCGAGGCATGAAGGACGCCCGCAAGATCATCAAGGATCCCAACTGGAAGCCCATGCCGCCCATGAAGGACACCGAGTAACGGAAGCCGGAAACACCTCGGCGCTTAAAGCCGCTGGCACACCGTAGCCACATGCTGCCCATCAAAACCGAACCCCCAGCGCATGCGACCCACGCCGGGGCGTGGTACACGGATTTCGTCGATGCCGTCGCGCTCTATGTCGAGTAGCGACTGCACGGCCAGCAATTCCAACCCCAGCGCATCCACATCGGGGTCATACATCATGTTGATCGTTATCAGCGGACGTTCATCGAGCATACCGATCGTATCGGCTATGTCAAACACGGCGCCCGTAGGAAAAACCTGGATGTCCCAGCGATCCGCGCCACACTTTCGCCTCGAAGCAGGATTGGCATAGCCCGGCAATCCAAAGCAGAGTCCTTGCAAGAGTAGGTGATATGGCAGCGGTGTATCTGGGTCGGTCGCACCGATTCCCGCATCTCCCAAGATGCGGCTTAGCGCCCGCCTCACGGTGTCCTCGTTCCCATGGCACAGCCCGTCGCGAAACGCATCGACGTCTCGAATGTCTTCGGCAGCGCACTCAAACCACTCAACAATCACTAGACGCAAGGCCTGGCGAAGCTCTTTATTGGGCAATCGCAAAGCACGGAGACGATCGCCATGCTCTGGCTCCTCAGTCATATCCGTCGTGAGAAAACCAGACAGATACAGCGCTGTCCACATGCTATCGTCAGGCGAGACATCTGGCTCTGCAGTGCCCAAACAAAGCGGGACCTCAGCACACCCATGGGCCTCGAGCAAATCAAACAAGACCGAAAGGCGGTCGAGATTCCACCCGGCAACTACCCTACTCAGGCAATCCGCATACCCATACAAATCGGCGCGTACAGGCGCCGTGCAGCCTCGGTCCAGAAAACCGATCGCACGCGCCGGACTCGAGCAATAGACCCTACCAAACCGATATCCCTCGAGCCATTCACGCGCATCATCCAGGTATTCCTCGCGCCCAGCATGATTCAACAGAGCCTGAACCTCGGCATCCGAAAAGCCGAACCAACGGTCACACCAGGTCGAAAGCGGCGTCGTCAGACAATACGAGCAGCCATGCAAAGAAAGCGCCGCTTCAGCAGGACGGGGACACTCCCCCATCAGACACGTCAGCCGCAACGAATCGCCCGCAGTGGCAATGGCCTCGAAAAGCACGCGATCAAATAGATCCGCCGAATCGGCGCCGGAAGCGCCCCTCGCGCTCGCACGGCCCAACCACGCCGCGTCGTACCCATCAACGAGCAATACAACCTGCTCATCGCAGGCCATCTCCAGCAGCTCTATGAGCACACCGAGCACCGAGTCAACCTCGTCCGCGCTCGCCACGCCGCGCGCGACGCGTTCGATGTGACGCACCTTATCTCGAGCTAAATCCGGAGCCCCCAAGAGCGCCAACAAGCGAGCGCACTCGCCCGAAAGGACATCGCGCACGACACCGGCAACAGCGGGGCCACGCCTCGTAGCGCCAGAAAAGTCCAGCGATATCACCGGATAGCAAGCATACTCATCCCGATAACGCCCGCCACCTGCATCCCAAATCTGAGCATCGGCAAACGAGCTCCGACCGGCGCGACCGACCGCAGGACGCTCCAGAAAAGCCCTGAGCATCGACAAGTTCATGCTCTTGCCAAAACCCTCGGGTCGACAGCACACCACAACGGACGCGTCGCAGTCCAACACATCGGCAATAAACATGGTCTTGTCAACCAGCACGCAGCAACCAAGGGCCTCCGCATAGCCGTGTATGCCAATGGGCAAAACCGCATCGTCGGCACAGCCGATCAAGCGCACGCCAAAGCCAGCAGCACAATCAACATTTGCCTGTTCAGACACCAAAACGTTCCCCCTAAATCGCAGCACGATGCCAATTGTAATGACCGCATCGCATGTACCGATGTCGCCGCGCGAACATATCGGGCAACGGTAGTCACAAGAGGTGTGAGGGGGCACAACTAATCGTTGCACAACAAAACGGGGCCCGACGCATTCGCACCGGACCCCGTCCCGATTCTTTAGTTATCTGGCAACCGAGAGGCTACTCCTCCGAGCCGTCCTCCCCAGAAGCCTTCTTCTGCTGATCGAGCTTATGCTTACCACTTACGATAGACGTAGCGCCCAGTGTGGCCAAGCTCGCGCTGGCAAGGCTCGCCATCACAATCAGATCGCCCGTCTTGGGCATGTTGCCGCCCGAGGACTTGGTAGTTGTAGTCGTCGTGGTCGTGGTGGTCACCGTTTTGGAGTCATTTTGCTCCTGGACTTGGTTGTCAGCACCGCTCTTGTCGTCGTCTTCGGACTGTTTCTTTTCGCCCTCGGTCTTGCTCTCGTCCTTCTTCTGAGCGAATTTGTCGTCCTTCTCCTCAGGGCTAGAACCCTTATCGGATTCGGTCTTCTCGGAAGCCTTGTCCTTGGAGTCGCCCTTTGAGGCTTCGGTCTTTTCCGTGGAAGCCTGATCAGAGTTGTCCTTGTTCTGGGTCGAACCGTTATTGACGCCAGCCATCAGCGAAGAGCCCAGCGTAGAACCAAGCTGCACGGAGAAAGAGGGCTTCTTGTCCGGCGAAGCAACGGGAGCGTCCGGTGCCTTATTCAAGTCGTCCTTGGAAGCATCGGAATCAGGGGTTGCGTCAGAGCCAGAGCCGTTGTTAGAGCCGATGCCAACGGACGAATCGCTCGAGCCGGTGGATGAGTTAGAGGAGTCAGCGTCGGTCGAACCAGAGGCGGCGCTGTTCGTATTGCCGGCAGAGTTTGAAGACGAATCGCCCGCAGCAGGGCCGTTCGAATCGGAGCCGTTCGAGGTAGAGCCGTCATTGGTAGTGCCACCAGCAGAGCCATTACCGTCAGCATCGGTCGAGGGCGCATCCATCCTGTCATCGTTGGCATCGTCACTCGAGTCGTCATTCGAATCAGGTGTCGGCGAGGGCGCCGGCGTAGGCTCAGGCTGCACGGGCGTCGCAGCGGCAGCCTCATCCTCGGCGATAAAAACCAAGCAGTCCTTCAGCTCATTTTTATAACGATTCTTCCAGCCCTCATGATACTGGGGCTGACTTGAAAACTTGGTGGCGACATTGTTGACCACGCTATTGGAGAGCGCCATCACAAACTCGCGGTCGGACATATCGTTGGAAAGATTCGCCCAGCGGAAAAAGTCCCTGCAGCCACCAGTGCCGCACATGTTGGTAATGCTCCACACCATGCCCTTGACGCAATCGGCGCGGCCCGAAATATCAATACCCAGGCCGCTCTTGAGCCACGCCTCGGTCACCGCATAGTACGAGTTGTACGCATAGGCATCTTGAAGTGCTGAGAACTCAACAGGATCGGTGTTGTAAGCACCCTGGAAAGCCTCCTGCGCGATACGGCCCAGCTCGGTGAGCTGACCGTTCTCGGACATGGGATTGTTCGCGTTGGAAATCTCGCTGCCGCGATCAATCGCATCCTTGAGCATGCTGTATTTTTCGGGGCTGTAGTTGTAGACCTGCTTCATAAACGGAATGAGCGACCAACGGCGGTCGAACTGGTAATAGCCCAGCGCGTTGTAGCCGTCACCATACGAAAAGCCCTGGTTATAGTTGCCATGGCTCTCATATTTGGTGAAGTACTTCATCTCGGGAGTCACGTTGACAAACGAAACGCCCTGGACCGACCTCAGCACGCCCGAGAAGGACTGTTGGGTGTAAAGGCCCTTATCGATATCGGTGGCATCCGAGGCAACGCCCGGCGTGGGCTCCTCGGCAGCGGCGGGTGCCGGCGCGGAAACGGCGCCAAACGAAAGCGCCAGCGTCAGACCCGCGACAATCGCAGAATGCTTGGGCTGCATAAGATCCTCCCTGCATTGGTGTAGTTAAAGTTCAGTTTGCAAAGATAAAAATAAGTATTGCAGCTCGCCCGTTGTTGCACAACAACCCCTCGGTAAACGGCAACAACCCTCCGCGAAATCTTAAGGAATTAGACAAACTGGTCGTCGGGCGCCAACAGAAGCTCGCCGTAACGTTTCGTCAGCCCGTCTCTCAACTGACAGAAAGCGGGAATATAGACGTTCAAGATGCGCTGAATCAAATCTTGAGCGAGCTTGTTGTCGTAGATATGGACGTTCGTATTGCGGTCTCTGAGCATATCCAGCCAGGCTGCCTCATCAATAAAGTCGTAGAATCGGTAGGACTCCTTCAAGATGGCACGAGGAGACCCCGACGCGGCAAGCGTGGCGCCCTCATACTCGAGCAGACGCTTAAGGAGCTTCCAGCTCAGTTCAAATTGAAGATTGAACTTATTAATCAATCCACTCTGAACAAAATCATTGTTAAGATCCTGATTGGGTGCATCCTCAAGATTCGCCAAGGCGCTGGCAAAGTTCTCATATTTTTTCATACAGAATCACACCATCCCTGGCAATTTCATCGAGCAATTGCTGCGATAAGGGCTCATCGAGATTGACGACATCTACATCTAAAAGAGTATCAAGATGTTCCTCGATCAAATATGAGAAACGGCCGAAATCCCGGCAACCTGCTACGGCGATGTCAATATCGCTCTTGGGCAAGTTGTCGCCTCGAGCACGAGAACCAAACAACACGACCGTCTCGGCGTCACATTCCCGAGCAAAAACTTCGATTTGCTTATACACCTTGTCGAGAGATGCCATTTGCAGCCCTACAGCTTAATGTCAAAGTTGATCTCGGGGACGGCGGCCAGGTCGGCCAACGTCACGCCGTCGACGTACTTTTCGATCACGTCATCCAGACCACGCCAGAACTTGACGGTGGAACACAAGTCACTGCGGGCGCAGCTGTTGTCGATGCCATCGCACGCCACCGGAGCCGTGCTGCCCTCAACGGCACGCAAGATGTCGCCGGCACGCACCTCGGCCGGGTCCTTGCCCATCATGTAGCCGCCGCCCTTGCCACGCACGCTCTTAAGCAGGTCCGCCTTCATAAGCGGACGCACCAGCTGCTCCAGATACTTCTGCGAAATGCGCTCGCGGTCGGCAACCTCGCGCAAGGCAATCTTGCCCTCGGCGTCGCCCAGCGCCGCGATATAGATCATCAGTCGGAGGGCATAGCGGCCCTTGGAAGAAATGAGCATACCTACCCTCCCATCGCATCTGGGACAACATAACCAGGTTTGTTTGTCCCAAATTTAAAGTAAGTGGGACAAACACAACAGGTTATTTTGTCCCAGAATTTGAAAAGTCGAGTGGATTAGTCGGGTTTTCCCTTGACTAACGCCGAACCCATAGTAACTTTATTCCGAGAAGATTCCTAGGGTTTAGTACACCTATGAGTACACCATATACAGAGAGGGACAGCATGAGCGCAAATCCGCTGCTTTCCATCGAAGGTCTGACCGCCTCCGTGGACGAGAAGACCATCCTCCACAACGTCAGCCTCAACGTCGCCGCCGGCGAGACCCACGTGTTGATGGGTCCCAACGGCGCCGGCAAGTCCACCCTCGGCCACCTGGTCATGGGCGACCCCGTCTACACGGTCAACGACGGCCGTATCGTCTTTGACGGCCAGGACATCACCGAGCTCACCACCGACAAGCGCTCGCGCGCCGGCCTGTTCCTGAGCTTCCAAGCACCGGTCGAGATCCCCGGCGTGCCGCTGTCGAGCTTTTTGCGCGCCAGCATCGCCGGCCGCCCCGGCCTGGAGATGAAGGGTAAGGAGTTCCGCCGCCGCGTCAAGGAGCTCGCGGCCGAGCTCAACATGGATACCGCCTACCTCAACCGTGAGCTGGGCGTGGGCTTCTCGGGCGGCGAGAAGAAGAAGGTCGAGATGCTCCAGCTTTTGCTGCTGCAGCCCAAGCTCGCCATCCTGGACGAGACTGACTCCGGCCTGGACGTCGACGCCCTGTCCACCGTCAGCCACGGCATGGACGCGTATCGCAAGAGCTGCGACGGCTCCATGCTCATCATCACGCACAACACGCGCATTTTGGAGCACCTGGATGTCGACCGCGTCCACGTTATGGTCAAGGGCCACATCGTGCGCGAGGACGACGCCTCGCTCATCCCCTGGATCGACAAGAACGGCTTTGAGACCTTCGAGCGCGAGGCCGCCGAGCAGCGCGCCCAGGCCGAGTCTGCCGCTGCCGAGCAGCAGGCGTAAAGGGGCGACGCAATGACCAAGAACCGCACCGAGGTCGCGGACATCGACCGCAGCCTCTACGACTTCACCTATGGCGAGGAGGGATTCGAGCGCCTCGACGCCGGCATCACGCCCGACATCGTGCGCGAGATCAGCGCCAAAAAGGACGAGCCGCAGTGGATGCTCGACCTGCGCCTCAAGTCCCTCGAGATCTTCAATCGTTTTCCCGACCCGACGTGGGGCCCCTCCATCGAGGGCCTGGACATGGACAACATCGTCACCTACGTCAAGCCCAACACCGACCAAAAGCACGACTGGGAGTCGGTGCCCGACGACATCAAGAACACCTTTGAGCGCTTGGGCATCCCCGAGGCCGAGCGCAGCTACCTGGCGGGCGTCGGCGCGCAGTACGACTCCGAGCTGGTCTACCACAACATGCAGGACACGGCGTCCAAGATGGGCATCGTCTACTCCGGTATTGAGGAAGCCCTGCACGATCCGCAGTGGGAGCCGCTCATCCACGAGAAATTCATGACGCTCATCCCGCCCACCGACCACAAGTTTGCGGCCCTGCACGGCGCCGTGTGGTCGGGCGGCTCGTTTGTCTACGTTCCCAAGGGCACCAAGTTGGACTTCCCGCTGCAGAGCTACTTCCGCCTTAACGCCAAGGGCGCCGGCCAGTTTGAGCACACGCTCATCATTGTCGAGGACGATGCCGACCTGCACTTTATCGAGGGCTGCTCCGCACCCAAGTACAACGTGGCCAACCTCCACGCCGGTGCTGTCGAGCTCTTTGTGGGCAAGCGTGCACACCTGCGCTACTCGACCATCGAGAACTGGTCCAAGAACATGTACAACCTCAACACCAAGCGTGCGCGCGTGGACGAGGACGGCGACATCGAGTGGATCAGTGGCTCCTTCGGCAGCCATGTGGGTTATCTCTACCCCATGAGCGTGCTCAACGGCCGCGGCGCCCGCTCGAGCTTTACCGGCATCACCTTTGCCGGCGCCGGCCAGAACCTCGATACCGGCTGTAAGGTCGTACTCAACGCGCCCGAGACCTCGGCAACCGTCGAGACCAAGGGCATCTCCAAGAGCGGCGGCATCCAGACCTTCCGTAGCTCTATCGTGGCCACGCCCAAGGCCGAGGGCTCCAAGGCAACCGTGAGCTGCCAGTCGCTCATGCTCGACGACCAGAGCCGCTCCGACACTATTCCGGCCATGGACATCCGCGCCAAGAACGTCGACATCGGCCACGAGGCCACCATCGGCCGCATCGGCGACGACAAGGTGTTCTACCTGATGAGCCGCGGCATCTCGGAGGAAGAGGCCCGCACCATGATCGTCAACGGCTTTGCCAACCCGGTCTCCAAGGAGCTGCCGCTTGAGTACGCCGTCGAGATGAACAACCTGATCAAGCTCGAGATGGAAGGAGCGATCGGATAATGAACCAGACCACGAACACCGCTGCTACCACCCTTGAGCAGGTCAATGCGATGCCAGCTGCCACTTGGGGTTGGCTGAAGATGAACCAGACCAAGCTCGAGCTCTCTGACGAGCTTGCCGCCGCTCCCACCGAGGCTGTTAAGGTCGAGGGCTTGGACGAGCAGTTCCGCGGCGCTGCCGACGCATTTAACGCCGCCATGGACGCCATGGCCGAGCGCTTCCCCGAGCGCCGCGCCTCCGCCCCCGGCGACGCCGCCGACCGCGCCCGCATCACGCCCGAGACCGAGCTTGACGTGCCCGCCACCTCCATCTACCAGGCCGGTGCCATCAAGCTCGAGGAGGAGCTCTCCCCTGCTGAAGCCTTCGAGACCGGCATGGGCGAGGCTGCCTACACCTACTTGGCCGACCACGCCACCAAGCGCATCGTCATCGATGTGCCCGCATACAAGCACGCCACGGTTACCGTGCGCGTGAGCGGTGTCGATGCAGCCGCGGCCATCGCCGCCATCGACGTCGTCGCCCGTCCCCAGTCGACGCTCGATCTGCTTATTGCCCTGGACTCTCCCGTTGCCGGCCAAGGCGTCGTGGGATCCGTGCTACGCGTGTGCGCCCACGAGTACGCCACCGTCAACGTGACCTGCACGCAGACGCTCGACGATAGCTGGATCGCGCTCGACGACACCGGCCTGTTCCTGGACGAGGGCGCGCGCGTCAACGTGCAGCACACCGTCCTGGGTGCCGGCGCCAGCGCCACCGGCCTTGCCGGCGACCTGCTGGGCGATACCGCCAAGGTCACCATCGATACTGACTACCTGGGCGCCCGAGAGCAGGTGCGCGACTTTAACTACGAGCTGCGCCACCGCGGTCGCAAGACCGAGTGCGAGATCGACGCCAACGGCGTGCTGACTGGCACGTCCAAGAAGGTCTACCGTGGCACCATCGACCTCGTGCACGGCTGCAAGGGCGCAACCGGCACCGAGCGCGAGACGGTGCTTTTGGCCAACAAGGGCGTCGACAACAAGACCGTTCCCGTCATTCTCTGCGACGAGGACGACGTCGCCGGCAACCACGGCGCCACAATCGGCCACGTCCGCGACGAGCAACTGTTCTATCTCGCCTGCCGTGGCCTTGACCAAAACGCCGCCGAGGACCTGTTCATTCGCGCCAAGCTGGAGGACGCCGCGCTTTCCGCCACCGACGAGCGCACCCGCGCAGCCGTCGTCCGCTTGGGCAACAACCTGATCAACAACTTTGAAGAGGAGCTCGCATGATCGACACCGAGCACGTTAAATGCGATACCTGTACCGCACCGGAGCCTATGGAGTTCGACGCCAGTGACGAGGCCTCGCGCGGCTGGCCTACCGTCGACATCGAGACCAATCCCTACAAGGCACAGTTCCCGCTTTTCCAGCAGCACCCCGAGATCGCCTTCCTCGATAGTGCCGCCACCGCGCAGCGCCCCGCCTGCGTGCTCGACGCCGAGCGTGACTTCTATCAGCGCATGAACGCCAACCCCCTGCGCGGCCTGTACTCACTGTCCGTCGAGGCCACCGACGCCATCGCGAAGGTCCGCCAGCAGATCGCCGACCTCATCGGCGCCTCACAGGCCAACGAGGTCGTCTTCACCCGCAACACGAGCGAGTCGCTCAACCTGGTCGCCAAGAGCTTTGCACCCACAGTCCTCGAGCCGGGCGACGAGGTCGTCATCACCATCATGGAGCACCACTCCAACCTGATTCCGTGGCAGCAGGTCTGCCGCGAGACCGGCGCCAAGCTCGTCTACCTCTACCCCACCAAGACCGGTCAGCTCACCACCGAGGAGGTTCTTGCCAAGGTTGGTCCCAAGACCAAGATTCTGGCCGTGGGTCAGGTCTCCAACGTGTTGGGAGTCGAGAACCCAGTCAAGAACCTCGGCAAGCTCGTGCACAAGTATGGCGGCTACCTGATCGTCGACGGTGCGCAGTCGCTGCCGCACATGCCGGTCGATGTGGCCGACCTGGGCGCCGACTTCTTTGCCTTTAGCGCACACAAGGCTATGGGCCCCATGGGCATCGGCGTGCTGTGGGGCAAGATGGACCTGCTCAACGCCATGCCGCCCATGCTCACCGGCGGCGAGATGATCGACTCTGTTACCGAGCAGGACGCCGTCTGGGCGCCCGTTCCCGAGAAATTCGAGGCCGGCACACAGGACGCCGCCGGCATCTTCGCCACGGGTGCGGCACTCGACTACCTGGTCAACACGGTGGGTTACGAGAACGTCCAGGCACGCGAGCAGGCACTCGTCCACTACCTGATGGGCGAGCTCATGCAGCTCGACTTTGTCCAGATCATCGGCTCCATCTATTGGGACAACCACCACGGCGTTGTGAGCTTTAACGTCCGCGGCATCCACCCGCACGACGTCGCGAGCATCATGGACATGGACGGCGTCTGCATCCGCGCCGGTCACCACTGTGCACAGCCGCTGCTCACCTGGCTGGGCGTCGAGAACCTTGCCTGCTGCCGCGCCAGCGTGGCCTTCTACAACGACAAGGCCGACATTGACAAGTTCATCGCCGGCCTGCATCACGTTTGGAGCACGTTCAATGGGTAATCTGTACACCTCCACCACATTTATGGAGCACAACTCGCACCCCGACTACAAGTACGAGATGGATGCTCCCACGCACGAGCACGACGGCATCAACCCCAGCTGCGGAGACGAGCTCACTCTGCAGCTGCGTGTCGAGAACAACGTGATTGAGGAGGCCTCCTTTACCGGCCACGGCTGCGCCATCAGCCAGGCCAGTGCCGACATCATGGCCGATCTCATCACCGGCGAGACCGTCGAGGAAGCTCGCCGCCTGGCAGAGCTCT encodes the following:
- a CDS encoding glycosyltransferase; this translates as MPSTLPAPIDKLAIVVVTYKRQELLANLFDSMTELTATPWRIVIVDNENSRETEAMCTAFNERLANLWGIDTEQPDAQGGTDRVIYAPQLENGGGAGGFSAGTKCAYDLGAQWFWVMDDDVLVIPEGIERLAKWTDRYDVIQGSRLDFDGGAFFWQYQLILSLGIPNPVAKWDLGPEGYRTMNQLCFEGGMFSRRVVDKIGLPDARFFIYGDDACYGYVASQHFPAAVVADVVLKRARAVSNWDIAGKRQLNSTSDTNRYYIMRNRGFLARYMQIYGDYHPMLFRLGNAATFCKEFIRLAAVDKCFKTGIPALRRGMKDARKIIKDPNWKPMPPMKDTE
- a CDS encoding AAA family ATPase — translated: MSEQANVDCAAGFGVRLIGCADDAVLPIGIHGYAEALGCCVLVDKTMFIADVLDCDASVVVCCRPEGFGKSMNLSMLRAFLERPAVGRAGRSSFADAQIWDAGGGRYRDEYACYPVISLDFSGATRRGPAVAGVVRDVLSGECARLLALLGAPDLARDKVRHIERVARGVASADEVDSVLGVLIELLEMACDEQVVLLVDGYDAAWLGRASARGASGADSADLFDRVLFEAIATAGDSLRLTCLMGECPRPAEAALSLHGCSYCLTTPLSTWCDRWFGFSDAEVQALLNHAGREEYLDDAREWLEGYRFGRVYCSSPARAIGFLDRGCTAPVRADLYGYADCLSRVVAGWNLDRLSVLFDLLEAHGCAEVPLCLGTAEPDVSPDDSMWTALYLSGFLTTDMTEEPEHGDRLRALRLPNKELRQALRLVIVEWFECAAEDIRDVDAFRDGLCHGNEDTVRRALSRILGDAGIGATDPDTPLPYHLLLQGLCFGLPGYANPASRRKCGADRWDIQVFPTGAVFDIADTIGMLDERPLITINMMYDPDVDALGLELLAVQSLLDIERDGIDEIRVPRPGVGRMRWGFGFDGQHVATVCQRL
- a CDS encoding HI0074 family nucleotidyltransferase substrate-binding subunit, with product MKKYENFASALANLEDAPNQDLNNDFVQSGLINKFNLQFELSWKLLKRLLEYEGATLAASGSPRAILKESYRFYDFIDEAAWLDMLRDRNTNVHIYDNKLAQDLIQRILNVYIPAFCQLRDGLTKRYGELLLAPDDQFV
- a CDS encoding nucleotidyltransferase domain-containing protein encodes the protein MASLDKVYKQIEVFARECDAETVVLFGSRARGDNLPKSDIDIAVAGCRDFGRFSYLIEEHLDTLLDVDVVNLDEPLSQQLLDEIARDGVILYEKI
- a CDS encoding Rrf2 family transcriptional regulator codes for the protein MLISSKGRYALRLMIYIAALGDAEGKIALREVADRERISQKYLEQLVRPLMKADLLKSVRGKGGGYMMGKDPAEVRAGDILRAVEGSTAPVACDGIDNSCARSDLCSTVKFWRGLDDVIEKYVDGVTLADLAAVPEINFDIKL
- the sufC gene encoding Fe-S cluster assembly ATPase SufC, with amino-acid sequence MSANPLLSIEGLTASVDEKTILHNVSLNVAAGETHVLMGPNGAGKSTLGHLVMGDPVYTVNDGRIVFDGQDITELTTDKRSRAGLFLSFQAPVEIPGVPLSSFLRASIAGRPGLEMKGKEFRRRVKELAAELNMDTAYLNRELGVGFSGGEKKKVEMLQLLLLQPKLAILDETDSGLDVDALSTVSHGMDAYRKSCDGSMLIITHNTRILEHLDVDRVHVMVKGHIVREDDASLIPWIDKNGFETFEREAAEQRAQAESAAAEQQA
- the sufB gene encoding Fe-S cluster assembly protein SufB gives rise to the protein MTKNRTEVADIDRSLYDFTYGEEGFERLDAGITPDIVREISAKKDEPQWMLDLRLKSLEIFNRFPDPTWGPSIEGLDMDNIVTYVKPNTDQKHDWESVPDDIKNTFERLGIPEAERSYLAGVGAQYDSELVYHNMQDTASKMGIVYSGIEEALHDPQWEPLIHEKFMTLIPPTDHKFAALHGAVWSGGSFVYVPKGTKLDFPLQSYFRLNAKGAGQFEHTLIIVEDDADLHFIEGCSAPKYNVANLHAGAVELFVGKRAHLRYSTIENWSKNMYNLNTKRARVDEDGDIEWISGSFGSHVGYLYPMSVLNGRGARSSFTGITFAGAGQNLDTGCKVVLNAPETSATVETKGISKSGGIQTFRSSIVATPKAEGSKATVSCQSLMLDDQSRSDTIPAMDIRAKNVDIGHEATIGRIGDDKVFYLMSRGISEEEARTMIVNGFANPVSKELPLEYAVEMNNLIKLEMEGAIG
- a CDS encoding SufD family Fe-S cluster assembly protein, which translates into the protein MNQTTNTAATTLEQVNAMPAATWGWLKMNQTKLELSDELAAAPTEAVKVEGLDEQFRGAADAFNAAMDAMAERFPERRASAPGDAADRARITPETELDVPATSIYQAGAIKLEEELSPAEAFETGMGEAAYTYLADHATKRIVIDVPAYKHATVTVRVSGVDAAAAIAAIDVVARPQSTLDLLIALDSPVAGQGVVGSVLRVCAHEYATVNVTCTQTLDDSWIALDDTGLFLDEGARVNVQHTVLGAGASATGLAGDLLGDTAKVTIDTDYLGAREQVRDFNYELRHRGRKTECEIDANGVLTGTSKKVYRGTIDLVHGCKGATGTERETVLLANKGVDNKTVPVILCDEDDVAGNHGATIGHVRDEQLFYLACRGLDQNAAEDLFIRAKLEDAALSATDERTRAAVVRLGNNLINNFEEELA
- a CDS encoding SufS family cysteine desulfurase, which codes for MIDTEHVKCDTCTAPEPMEFDASDEASRGWPTVDIETNPYKAQFPLFQQHPEIAFLDSAATAQRPACVLDAERDFYQRMNANPLRGLYSLSVEATDAIAKVRQQIADLIGASQANEVVFTRNTSESLNLVAKSFAPTVLEPGDEVVITIMEHHSNLIPWQQVCRETGAKLVYLYPTKTGQLTTEEVLAKVGPKTKILAVGQVSNVLGVENPVKNLGKLVHKYGGYLIVDGAQSLPHMPVDVADLGADFFAFSAHKAMGPMGIGVLWGKMDLLNAMPPMLTGGEMIDSVTEQDAVWAPVPEKFEAGTQDAAGIFATGAALDYLVNTVGYENVQAREQALVHYLMGELMQLDFVQIIGSIYWDNHHGVVSFNVRGIHPHDVASIMDMDGVCIRAGHHCAQPLLTWLGVENLACCRASVAFYNDKADIDKFIAGLHHVWSTFNG
- a CDS encoding SUF system NifU family Fe-S cluster assembly protein — protein: MGNLYTSTTFMEHNSHPDYKYEMDAPTHEHDGINPSCGDELTLQLRVENNVIEEASFTGHGCAISQASADIMADLITGETVEEARRLAELFLAMIRGEKLSEEDLEDLDEAAQLQDISHMPARVKCAELAWRTLDGMLEGQANQ